In the genome of Hippoglossus hippoglossus isolate fHipHip1 chromosome 4, fHipHip1.pri, whole genome shotgun sequence, one region contains:
- the zfyve9b gene encoding zinc finger FYVE domain-containing protein 9 isoform X1, translating to MLKFFSARDDENESLLGAITEDEGDNPSLQDTKHHWLNRPCLLVLKDGDVSKPGLGCGQIRAESPSKATSDATVRTTLVPCEQKPSEHLAKTVSPSQLEEGSCTVTAISSWGESRFGESASPLVLSPAEAAWPEEGAELVEEGKKPQALLSKEDSVVEEKELEESGQQQEQPCSSEATATPEEACGIVSWELPGQFKKTTSNGRDEENTSWEGAVGDSASSCEDPDNESQLSPAGILSKDRGSVLGEVAPVWIPDAQAQVCMKCGVKFTFTKRRHHCRACGKVFCALCSNLKFRLTHLDGKEGRVCVCCHSTLIKRTPPRGKRRVWFADEILTNKRSESAPTTPVRGPTFSPLTRRALGEPVKSPVGSPQIRRATRPDGTSISEACGPYGWGTTALVSSSANLIPLEGLPPILTSTGVKGDYTVEEQPSEMLLIQELESGRPKPLVFVLNANLLAMVKLVNYVNRKCWCVTTKGMHAVGQVEVVVLLQCLPEEKSFPKDIFSHFIQLYRDMLTGKVVQHLSLSLFGSSFLGSEEHAGFLYVHSTLQSLQGLPLPNQPYLFGLLVHRAEVAWAKAFPLRLMLRLGAEYRFYPCPLYSVRCRKPLFGEIGHTIMRLLVDFRNYRYSLPVVPGLTVDLEAQRTCIKIPTTGYNELMKALNKSNEHVLAIAACFNEAADSHLICVQADGGQYQTQAISIHNQPRKVTGSCFFIFSSALKASAGYLAKSSIVEDCVSRRVYVLMYECMCVCVCVCVSPLVSVCVFLPYRCPLSSDGLMVQITVETMAELRRSLREMKDYTVTCGRLDQSDSQELVCVQWVEERCTVNKGVISPIDGKSMESISSTKMFQKSEYKENGKIIRWTEVFFLQTGDDPKGGASDSAEHNRLTERIARAFCLALCPHLKLLKEDGMAKLGLRVTFDPQEVGFVAGSNGQPLPARYLNALDSVMIPVIHSRGRKRGDEPIVMELIFYILENIT from the exons ATGCTGAAGTTCTTCTCTGCGCGGGATGACGAGAATGAAAGCCTGCTGGGAGCAATAACAGAGG ATGAAGGAGACAATCCGTCTCTTCAGGACACCAAGCATCACTGGCTGAACAGACCCTGCCTGCTGGTGCTCAAAGATGGGGACGTGTCCAAACCCGGACTGGGCTGCGGACAGATCAGAGCAGAGTCTCCTTCCAAGGCCACTTCAGATGCCACCGTTAGAACCACTTTGGTGCCATGCGAGCAGAAACCATCTGAACACCTTGCCAAAACAGTTTCACCCTCCCAGCTGGAGGAGGGCAGCTGCACTGTGACCGCCATCTCCTCATGGGGTGAGAGTCGTTTCGGGGAGTCCGCCAGCCCCCTGGTGCTGAGCCCTGCCGAGGCTGCATGGCCGGAAGAGGGGGCCGAGTtggtggaggaggggaagaaacCCCAGGCTCTCCTGTCAAAGGAGGACTCTGTGGTtgaggagaaggagctggaggagagcgggcagcagcaggagcagcccTGCAGCTCGGAGGCGACTGCAACACCTGAGGAGGCGTGTGGCATTGTGTCCTGGGAGCTTCCGGGTCAGTTTAAGAAGACCACATCTAACggaagagatgaggagaacaCCAGTTGGGAGGGAGCAGTGGGAGACTCTGCGTCCTCCTGTGAAGATCCTGACAATGAGTCCCAGCTGAGCCCTGCTGGTATTCTGTCCAAGGATCGAGGCAGCGTCCTCGGGGAGGTAGCGCCAGTGTGGATCCCTGATGCTCAGGCTCAGGTCTGCATGAAGTGTGGGGTAAAGTTTACATTTACTAAGAGGAGGCACCACTGCCGTGCTTGTGGGAAG GTATTTTGTGCACTTTGCTCCAATCTGAAGTTCAGACTTACACATCTGGATGGCAAGGAGggacgagtgtgtgtctgctgtcacTCAACACTCATCAAAA GGACACCTccgagggggaagaggagggtgtGGTTCGCTGACGAAATCCTCACCAACAAGCGGTCGGAGTCTGCGCCCACCACGCCAGTCAGAGGGCCGACGTTCTCGCCGCTGACGAGACGAGCGCTGGGCGAGCCGGTTAAAAGTCCCGTGGGCTCGCCGCAGATCAGGAGAGCCACGCGGCCGGATGGGACATCTATCAGT GAGGCCTGTGGTCCTTACGGCTGGGGCACCACCGCTTTAGTGAGCAGCTCGGCCAACCTCATCCCCCTGGAAGGTCTGCCCCccatcctcacctccacagGAGTCAAGGGAG ATTACACTGTGGAGGAGCAGCCTTCTGAGATGCTGCTTATTCAGGAGCTGGAGAGCGGCAGACCTAAGCCCCTGGTGTTTGTCCTCAACGCCAACCTGCTCGCTATGGTCAAGCTGGTCAACT atgtaaacaggaagtgctgGTGCGTGACGACGAAGGGGATGCATGCTGTGGGccaggtggaggtggtggtgctgctgcagtgccTGCCAGAAGAGAAGAGCTTCCCCAAAGACATTTTCAGCCACTTCATCCAGCTGTACAGGGACATGCTCACAG GGAAGGTGGTGCAACACCTGTCACTCTCCCTGTTTGGCAGCAGTTTCCTCGGCAGTGAGGAGCACGCAGGCTTCCTGTACGTGCACTCCACTCTCCAGTCCCTGCAAGGTCTACCTCTGCCAAACCAGCCCTACCTCTTCGGCCTGCTGGTCCACAGAGCAGAGGTGGCCTGGGCCAAAGCCTTCCCCCTGCGGCTCATGCTGCGACTGGGGGCCGAGTACCGAT TTTACCCGTGTCCCCTGTACAGCGTGCGTTGTAGGAAGCCCTTGTTTGGGGAAATAGGTCACACCATAATGAGACTACTAGTG GACTTTAGGAATTACCGTTACAGCCTTCCAGTGGTGCCCGGGCTCACCGTGGATCTAGAGGCTCAGAGGACCTGCATAAAGATACCAACCACCGGGTATAATGAG CTAATGAAGGCTTTGAATAAGTCCAATGAGCACGTGCTGGCCATCGCAGCGTGCTTCAACGAGGCAGCAGACTCCCACCTGATCTGTGTGCAAGCGGACGGCGGCCAGTACCAGACCCAAGCCATCAGCATCCACAATCAGCCACGCAAAG TCACTGGGTCGTGCTTCTTTATCTTCAGCAGTGCTCTGAAAGCGTCTGCAGGATACCTGGCCAAGTCCAGCATAGTAGAAG attgtGTGTCTAggcgtgtgtatgtgttgatgtatgagtgtatgtgtgtgtgtgtgtgtgtgtgtgtctccccgttggtgtctgtatgtgtgtttctccCGTATCGCTGTCCCCTCTCCTCAGATGGGCTAATGGTGCAGATCACCGTGGAAACCATGGCAGAGCTGCGCCGGTCGCTACGGGAGATGAAAGACTACACTGTCACCTGCGGACGGCTTGACCAATCAGACAGCCAGGAGCTTGTTTGTGTACAGtgggtggaggagaggtgcacTGTGAATAAAGG AGTCATAAGCCCCATCGATGGGAAATCCATGGAGTCCATCAGCAGCACGAAGATGTTCCAGAAGTCCGAGTAcaaagaaaatgggaaaatCATCCGCTGGACAGAA GTGTTCTTCCTGCAGACGGGGGATGATCCCAAAGGAGGAGCGAGTGACTCTGCTGAACACAACCGGCTGACGGAGCGGATCGCCCGAGCCTTTTGCTTGGCACTGTGTCCGCACCTCAAGCTGCTGAAGGAGGACGGGATGGCCAAACTGGGGCTGCGCGTCACGTTTGACCCTCAAGAG GTTGGATTTGTGGCTGGGAGCAACGGGCAGCCACTCCCTGCTCGGTATCTCAACGCCCTGGATAGTGTGATGATCCCTGTCATACACAGCAGGGGGCGAAAGAGGGGAGACGAGCCCATAGTGATGGAGCTCATCTTTTACATCCTTGAGAACATTACTTAG
- the zfyve9b gene encoding zinc finger FYVE domain-containing protein 9 isoform X2, which yields MLKFFSARDDENESLLGAITEDEGDNPSLQDTKHHWLNRPCLLVLKDGDVSKPGLGCGQIRAESPSKATSDATVRTTLVPCEQKPSEHLAKTVSPSQLEEGSCTVTAISSWGESRFGESASPLVLSPAEAAWPEEGAELVEEGKKPQALLSKEDSVVEEKELEESGQQQEQPCSSEATATPEEACGIVSWELPGQFKKTTSNGRDEENTSWEGAVGDSASSCEDPDNESQLSPAGILSKDRGSVLGEVAPVWIPDAQAQVCMKCGVKFTFTKRRHHCRACGKVFCALCSNLKFRLTHLDGKEGRVCVCCHSTLIKRTPPRGKRRVWFADEILTNKRSESAPTTPVRGPTFSPLTRRALGEPVKSPVGSPQIRRATRPDGTSISEACGPYGWGTTALVSSSANLIPLEGLPPILTSTGVKGDYTVEEQPSEMLLIQELESGRPKPLVFVLNANLLAMVKLVNYVNRKCWCVTTKGMHAVGQVEVVVLLQCLPEEKSFPKDIFSHFIQLYRDMLTGKVVQHLSLSLFGSSFLGSEEHAGFLYVHSTLQSLQGLPLPNQPYLFGLLVHRAEVAWAKAFPLRLMLRLGAEYRFYPCPLYSVRCRKPLFGEIGHTIMRLLVDFRNYRYSLPVVPGLTVDLEAQRTCIKIPTTGYNELMKALNKSNEHVLAIAACFNEAADSHLICVQADGGQYQTQAISIHNQPRKVTGSCFFIFSSALKASAGYLAKSSIVEDGLMVQITVETMAELRRSLREMKDYTVTCGRLDQSDSQELVCVQWVEERCTVNKGVISPIDGKSMESISSTKMFQKSEYKENGKIIRWTEVFFLQTGDDPKGGASDSAEHNRLTERIARAFCLALCPHLKLLKEDGMAKLGLRVTFDPQEVGFVAGSNGQPLPARYLNALDSVMIPVIHSRGRKRGDEPIVMELIFYILENIT from the exons ATGCTGAAGTTCTTCTCTGCGCGGGATGACGAGAATGAAAGCCTGCTGGGAGCAATAACAGAGG ATGAAGGAGACAATCCGTCTCTTCAGGACACCAAGCATCACTGGCTGAACAGACCCTGCCTGCTGGTGCTCAAAGATGGGGACGTGTCCAAACCCGGACTGGGCTGCGGACAGATCAGAGCAGAGTCTCCTTCCAAGGCCACTTCAGATGCCACCGTTAGAACCACTTTGGTGCCATGCGAGCAGAAACCATCTGAACACCTTGCCAAAACAGTTTCACCCTCCCAGCTGGAGGAGGGCAGCTGCACTGTGACCGCCATCTCCTCATGGGGTGAGAGTCGTTTCGGGGAGTCCGCCAGCCCCCTGGTGCTGAGCCCTGCCGAGGCTGCATGGCCGGAAGAGGGGGCCGAGTtggtggaggaggggaagaaacCCCAGGCTCTCCTGTCAAAGGAGGACTCTGTGGTtgaggagaaggagctggaggagagcgggcagcagcaggagcagcccTGCAGCTCGGAGGCGACTGCAACACCTGAGGAGGCGTGTGGCATTGTGTCCTGGGAGCTTCCGGGTCAGTTTAAGAAGACCACATCTAACggaagagatgaggagaacaCCAGTTGGGAGGGAGCAGTGGGAGACTCTGCGTCCTCCTGTGAAGATCCTGACAATGAGTCCCAGCTGAGCCCTGCTGGTATTCTGTCCAAGGATCGAGGCAGCGTCCTCGGGGAGGTAGCGCCAGTGTGGATCCCTGATGCTCAGGCTCAGGTCTGCATGAAGTGTGGGGTAAAGTTTACATTTACTAAGAGGAGGCACCACTGCCGTGCTTGTGGGAAG GTATTTTGTGCACTTTGCTCCAATCTGAAGTTCAGACTTACACATCTGGATGGCAAGGAGggacgagtgtgtgtctgctgtcacTCAACACTCATCAAAA GGACACCTccgagggggaagaggagggtgtGGTTCGCTGACGAAATCCTCACCAACAAGCGGTCGGAGTCTGCGCCCACCACGCCAGTCAGAGGGCCGACGTTCTCGCCGCTGACGAGACGAGCGCTGGGCGAGCCGGTTAAAAGTCCCGTGGGCTCGCCGCAGATCAGGAGAGCCACGCGGCCGGATGGGACATCTATCAGT GAGGCCTGTGGTCCTTACGGCTGGGGCACCACCGCTTTAGTGAGCAGCTCGGCCAACCTCATCCCCCTGGAAGGTCTGCCCCccatcctcacctccacagGAGTCAAGGGAG ATTACACTGTGGAGGAGCAGCCTTCTGAGATGCTGCTTATTCAGGAGCTGGAGAGCGGCAGACCTAAGCCCCTGGTGTTTGTCCTCAACGCCAACCTGCTCGCTATGGTCAAGCTGGTCAACT atgtaaacaggaagtgctgGTGCGTGACGACGAAGGGGATGCATGCTGTGGGccaggtggaggtggtggtgctgctgcagtgccTGCCAGAAGAGAAGAGCTTCCCCAAAGACATTTTCAGCCACTTCATCCAGCTGTACAGGGACATGCTCACAG GGAAGGTGGTGCAACACCTGTCACTCTCCCTGTTTGGCAGCAGTTTCCTCGGCAGTGAGGAGCACGCAGGCTTCCTGTACGTGCACTCCACTCTCCAGTCCCTGCAAGGTCTACCTCTGCCAAACCAGCCCTACCTCTTCGGCCTGCTGGTCCACAGAGCAGAGGTGGCCTGGGCCAAAGCCTTCCCCCTGCGGCTCATGCTGCGACTGGGGGCCGAGTACCGAT TTTACCCGTGTCCCCTGTACAGCGTGCGTTGTAGGAAGCCCTTGTTTGGGGAAATAGGTCACACCATAATGAGACTACTAGTG GACTTTAGGAATTACCGTTACAGCCTTCCAGTGGTGCCCGGGCTCACCGTGGATCTAGAGGCTCAGAGGACCTGCATAAAGATACCAACCACCGGGTATAATGAG CTAATGAAGGCTTTGAATAAGTCCAATGAGCACGTGCTGGCCATCGCAGCGTGCTTCAACGAGGCAGCAGACTCCCACCTGATCTGTGTGCAAGCGGACGGCGGCCAGTACCAGACCCAAGCCATCAGCATCCACAATCAGCCACGCAAAG TCACTGGGTCGTGCTTCTTTATCTTCAGCAGTGCTCTGAAAGCGTCTGCAGGATACCTGGCCAAGTCCAGCATAGTAGAAG ATGGGCTAATGGTGCAGATCACCGTGGAAACCATGGCAGAGCTGCGCCGGTCGCTACGGGAGATGAAAGACTACACTGTCACCTGCGGACGGCTTGACCAATCAGACAGCCAGGAGCTTGTTTGTGTACAGtgggtggaggagaggtgcacTGTGAATAAAGG AGTCATAAGCCCCATCGATGGGAAATCCATGGAGTCCATCAGCAGCACGAAGATGTTCCAGAAGTCCGAGTAcaaagaaaatgggaaaatCATCCGCTGGACAGAA GTGTTCTTCCTGCAGACGGGGGATGATCCCAAAGGAGGAGCGAGTGACTCTGCTGAACACAACCGGCTGACGGAGCGGATCGCCCGAGCCTTTTGCTTGGCACTGTGTCCGCACCTCAAGCTGCTGAAGGAGGACGGGATGGCCAAACTGGGGCTGCGCGTCACGTTTGACCCTCAAGAG GTTGGATTTGTGGCTGGGAGCAACGGGCAGCCACTCCCTGCTCGGTATCTCAACGCCCTGGATAGTGTGATGATCCCTGTCATACACAGCAGGGGGCGAAAGAGGGGAGACGAGCCCATAGTGATGGAGCTCATCTTTTACATCCTTGAGAACATTACTTAG
- the elovl1b gene encoding elongation of very long chain fatty acids protein 1b translates to MLQAIKEIGSHAMDIYDYLLAGFDPRLKDYPMMQNPISMTATLLSYLLFVMYLGPRFMANRKPFQLKEAMIVYNFLLVGLSIFIVYEFLMSGWATTYTWRCDPIDTSNSPEALRMVRVAWLFWFSKIIELMDTVFFVLRKKQGQITFLHIFHHSFMPWTWWWGICYAPGGMGSFHAMVNSTVHIIMYFYYGLSAAGPRFQKFLWWKKYMTAIQLIQFVLVSLHATQYYFLHSCDYQFPMVLHLIWMYGTFFFVLFSNFWVQAYVRGKRLPKQDLKQSQNGSANGKCHENGISYSSSSNGSTNHDNSSAHMGKMKKA, encoded by the exons ATGCTTCAAGCGATCAAGGAGATTGGCTCACACGCCATGGATATCTATGACTACCTCCTGGCCGGATTTG ATCCACGGCTGAAGGACTACCCAATGATGCAGAATCCCATTTCCATGACTGCGACATTGCTTAGCTATCTGTTGTTCGTAATGTACCTGGGACCTCGCTTCATGGCCAATCGCAAGCCCTTCCAGCTGAAGGAGGCAATGATAGTGTACAACTTCCTGCTAGTGGGGCTGTCGATATTCATCGTCTATGAA TTCCTGATGTCCGGCTGGGCCACAACGTACACTTGGAGATGTGACCCAATTGATACCTCAAACAGTCCTGAAGCTCTTCGA ATGGTCCGAGTGGCCTGGCTGTTCTGGTTCTCTAAGATCATTGAGCTCATGGACACA GTCTTCTTCGTGTTGAGGAAAAAGCAAGGCCAGATCACATTCCTGCACATCTTCCACCACTCCTTCATGCCCTGGACATGGTGGTGGGGAATCTGCTACGCTCCCG GTGGAATGGGATCCTTCCACGCCATGGTGAATTCTACCGTCCACATCATCATGTATTTCTACTACGGCCTTTCAGCTGCTGGACCTCGCTTCCAGAAGTTTTTGTGGTGGAAGAAATACATGACAGCCATTCAGCTT ATCCAGTTTGTGCTGGTGTCTCTCCACGCCACCCAGTATTACTTCCTGCACAGCTGCGACTACCAGTTCCCCATGGTCCTCCACCTCATATGGATGTACGGAACCTTCTTCTTCGTGCTCTTCTCCAACTTCTGGGTGCAGGCGTACGTGAGGGGCAAGCGGCTGCCCAAACAGGACCTCAAGCAGAGTCAGAACGGCTCGGCCAACGGCAAGTGCCACGAGAACGGCatcagctacagcagcagcagcaacggcTCGACCAACCACGACAACAGCAGCGCTCACATGGGCAAGATGAAGAAGGCCTAA